From the Cucurbita pepo subsp. pepo cultivar mu-cu-16 chromosome LG05, ASM280686v2, whole genome shotgun sequence genome, one window contains:
- the LOC111795363 gene encoding pheophytinase, chloroplastic, with the protein MAGALSSSLPFSKLRPSISSSKVVAGVLPSSLTFTPSFSPQLGLPRRAPAFYPIKSNGSLLSSQFGDQFDDQGLQISLENTRSQLQVRSCIWNWRGYSIRYQCAGDHGPALILIHGFGANSDHWRKNIPALAESHRVYAVDLIGYGYSDKPNPDLVGESFYTFETWASQLNDFCVDVVQDEAFFICNSIGGVVGLQAAVMKPQICKGIVLLNISLRMLHIKKQPWYGKPLIKSFQSLLRNTALGKYFFRTVATPEAVKNILCQCYHDTSQVTDELVQIILNPGLQPGAADVFLEFICYSGGPLPEELLPNVKCPVLIGWGDKDPWEPIELGRNYKNFESVEDFVVIPNVGHCPQDEAPHLVNPLVESFVTRHATRSARTSSVV; encoded by the exons ATGGCCGGcgctctctcttcctctctgcCCTTCTCCAAACTTCGTCCATCAATTTCCTCCTCTAAAGTGGTCGCCGGCGTCCTGCCATCTTCACTCACTTTCACTCCTTcattttctccacaactcGGATTGCCCCGCAGAGCCCCTGCATTTTATCCGATTAAGTCTAATGGGTCTCTTTTATCTTCTCAATTTGGCGACCAATTCGACGATCAAGGTCTGCAAATCTCATTGGAAAATACCCGCTCCCAACTCCAAGTCCGAAGCTG CATTTGGAATTGGAGGGGTTACTCTATTCGCTACCAGTGTGCAGGAGATCATGGCCCTGCATTGATATTGATTCATGGTTTTGGAGCAAACAG TGACCACTGGAGGAAAAATATACCTGCCCTTGCTGAATCACATAGAGTTTACGCTGTTGATCTTATTGGTTATGGATACTCAGACAAGCCAAACCCAGATCTAGTTGGGGAAAGCTTTTATACATTTGAGACATGGGCTTCCCAGCTGAATGATTTTTGTGTTGACGTGGTTCAGgatgaagcattttttatttgtaactCGATAGGAG GCGTAGTTGGTCTGCAGGCAGCAGTTATGAAACCGCAGATCTGTAAAGGTATTGTTCTTCTAAACATATCTTTACGTATGCTTCATATCAAGAAGCAGCCTTGGTATGGGAAGCCATTGATCAAATCATTTCAGAGTTTGCTGAG GAATACTGCTctaggaaaatatttttttagaactgTTGCTACCCCTGAGGCTGTGAAGAATATTCTTTGCCAG TGTTACCATGACACCTCCCAAGTTACAGATGAACTAGTGCAAATTATCCTCAATCCCGGATTACAGCCGGGTGCCGCCGATGTTTTTCTGGAGTTCATTTGTTACTCAGGCGGGCCCCTTCCTGAAGAACTTTTGCCTAACGTGAAG tGTCCTGTATTGATCGGATGGGGTGACAAAGATCCGTGGGAGCCGATTGAGCTTggaagaaattacaaaaatttcgaaTCTGTGGAAGACTTTGTTGTCATTCCCAATGTTGGACACTGTCCTCAG GACGAGGCACCTCATCTAGTAAATCCGCTCGTCGAGTCGTTTGTGACTCGTCATGCTACAAGATCTGCACGTACATCCTCAGTTGTATAA
- the LOC111795360 gene encoding indole-3-acetaldehyde oxidase-like isoform X2 has translation MCVSLCSALVNAEKTNRPEPSPGFSKLTVSEAEKAISGNLCRCTGYRPIADACKSFASDVDMEDLGINAFWQKGCGEEDKSSKLPPYDPNNGPCLFPEFLKKEISSVPFVESQGCSWFNPVSIEDLNRLLGCDESNNISNTKLVVGNTEVGYYKEFEHVDRYINLKYIPELSVIRMDSTGIEIGATVTIAKAIEALKNNNHETSSVGELVFNKLADHMEKIASSFVRNIASIGGNLLMAQRKQFPSDIATILLAAGSMITILTGFSQETIMLDEFLKRPPLGPKCVLSSVKIPNWDSVRDVYSNDATVMFDSFRASPRPLGNALPYLNAAFLAAISPCKNSNGIILNSCHLAFGAYGTKHAIRARKIEEFLAGKVIDYNVIYEAISLTGATIVPEKGTSYPAYRTSLAVGFLLEFLSSLVDEKAAIGRDYLDGCRNASSTRPENFNSNHSLLGYDKTATLLSSGKQTLELSSEYYPVGDTIIKSGAAIQASGEAIYVDDIPSPTNCLYGAFIYSTKPLARIKGLTFPPKSQPEGVVTIISAKDIPVGGHNIGVRTMFGDEILFADKLTEGASQQLAFVVADTQKHADVAAENVVVDYDTDNLEAPILSVEDAVKRSSFFDVPPSFIPEQVGDISKGMAEADNHINAAQIRLGSQYYFYMETHSALAIPDEDNCMVVYSSSQWPANAHSVIAKCLGVPEHNVRVITRRVGGGFGGKAMKSMVVASACALAAHKLRRPVRIYLNRKTDMVMAGGRHPMKITYSVGFKSNGKITGCQLDILVDAGMSTDISPIMPSFIVNGLKKYDWGALSFDIKVCKTNYPSRSMMRAPGEVQGSFIAEAIIEHVASTLCMDVDTIRKVNLHTFNSLKKFYKSAGEPQDYTLPSIWDRLATSSCLKQRTEMVDKFNSSNIWKKRGLSRIPIMQEMTLRPTPGKVSILTDGSVVVEVGGIEIGQGLWTKVRQMVTYALSSIKCDGTSDLFEKVRVVQSDTIALIQGGGTYASTTSESSCEAVRLCCNILVERLTPLKKRLEESGSVKWDVLISQANLQAVDLSVNSLYVPDFVSRSYLNYAAAVSEVELNLLTGETTILRSDIIHDCGRSLNPAVDLGQIEGAFVQGIGFFMSEEYLTNPDGLVITDSTWTYKIPTIDTIPKQFNVEILNSGRHKNHILSSKASGESPLLLAASVHCATRAAIKEARKQICTWKRRDESGYALQLEVPATMPVVKELCGLDSVESYLKWIKDGEAQ, from the exons ATGTGTGTTTCTCTCTGTTCTGCTCTCGTCAATGCTGAAAAGACCAATCGACCTGAGCCCTCACCGGGATTCTCGAAACTGACGGTTTCTGAAGCTGAAAAGGCTATTTCTGGAAACCTCTGCCGCTGTACAGGATACAGGCCAATTGCTGATGCCTGTAAGAGTTTTGCTTCTGATGTTGACATGGAGGATTTGGGGATAAACGCGTTCTGGCAAAAGGGATGTGGTGAAGAAGATAAATCGAGTAAATTGCCTCCTTATGATCCAAATAATGGACCGTGCTTATTTcctgaatttttaaaaaaggaaataagtTCTGTCCCTTTTGTGGAGTCTCAAGGTTGTTCCTGGTTTAATCCCGTTAGTATTGAGGATCTGAACAGATTACTGGGATGTGACGAGTCCAATAATATAAGCAATACGAAGTTAGTCGTTGGCAACACTGAAGTCGGATACTACAAAGAATTTGAACATGTTGATAGATACATTAATCTTAAATACATCCCTGAGCTTTCAGTTATCAGAATGGATTCAACAGGAATAGAGATTGGTGCGACTGTGACAATTGCAAAAGCTATTGAGGCTCTGAAAAATAATAACCATGAAACGTCCTCAGTAGGTGAGCTAGTGTTCAATAAACTGGCCGACCACATGGAGAAAATTGCTTCCAGTTTTGTACGAAATATTGCCAGCATCGGAGGAAATTTATTGATGgcacaaagaaaacaatttcCTTCAGATATTGCCACAATACTTCTTGCTGCGGGTTCCATGATAACTATATTAACTGGTTTCAGCCAAGAGACTATTATGTTGGATGAGTTTCTCAAGAGACCTCCATTAGGTCCGAAATGTGTACTTTCAAGTGTTAAGATTCCAAATTGGGATTCAGTTAGGGACGTTTATTCAAATGATGCTACTGTCATGTTTGATAGTTTTAGAGCTTCTCCACGACCCCTTGGAAATGCACTGCCGTATCTGAATGCTGCTTTCTTGGCTGCAATCTCCCCATGTAAAAATTCCAATGGGATCATATTAAATAGCTGTCACCTGGCTTTTGGAGCATATGGGACCAAACATGCCATTAGAGCAAGAAAGATTGAAGAATTTCTAGCTGGAAAAGTTATTGATTATAATGTCATATATGAAGCTATCTCATTGACTGGAGCCACTATAGTTCCTGAAAAGGGCACTTCATATCCTGCTTACCGGACAAGCTTAGCAGTTGGCTTTCTTTTAGAGTTCTTAAGCTCCTTGGTCGATGAAAAAGCTGCAATCGGTAGAGATTACCTAGATGGATGCAGGAATGCTTCGTCAACACGacctgaaaattttaattcaaaccaCAGCCTACTTGGTTATGATAAAACTGCTACTCTACTATCATCTGGAAAGCAGACACTGGAATTGAGTTCAGAATATTATCCAGTCGGAGATACCATTATAAAATCTGGAGCTGCCATTCAAGCTTCAG GCGAGGCTATCTATGTGGATGATATTCCTTCACCAACAAATTGCCTATATGGAGCATTCATATATAGTACAAAGCCTTTGGCACGGATAAAGGGTCTTACTTTTCCTCCCAAATCACAACCAGAGGGAGTTGTCACTATTATTTCCGCCAAAGATATTCCTGTGGGTGGACATAACATTGGAGTTAGAACCATGTTTGGTGACGAAATTCTGTTTGCAGATAAGTTGACTGAGGGTGCAAGTCAGCAACTTGCCTTCGTG GTTGCAGATACTCAGAAACATGCGGATGTGGCTGCAGAAAATGTAGTAGTGGATTATGACACAGATAATTTGGAGGCACCTATTCTTTCTGTAGAAGATGCTGTCAAGAGGTCAAGCTTCTTTGACGTTCCTCCATCTTTTATTCCAGAACAGGTTGGTGATATATCAAAAGGAATGGCTGAAGCAGACAATCATATTAACGCAGCTCAG ATCAGACTTGGAtcacaatattatttttatatggaGACCCATTCTGCACTTGCCATTCCGGATGAAGATAACTGCATGGTAGTCTACAGTTCAAGCCAATGGCCAGCTAATGCGCATTCTGTTATTGCAAAATGCCTCGGTGTTCCTGAGCATAATGTCCGTGTAATTACGAGAAGGGTTGGAGGAGGCTTTGGTGGAAAGGCCATGAAGTCTATGGTT gttgcttccgcatgtgcaCTTGCAGCTCACAAGTTACGTCGTCCAGTCAGGATTTACCTTAATCGAAAGACTGACATGGTAATGGCAGGAGGGAGACATCCAATGAAAATAACTTACAGTGTGGGTTTCAAATCTAACGGTAAAATTACAGGATGTCAATTAGATATATTGGTTGATGCAGGGATGAGTACTGATATAAGTCCAATTATGCCAAGCTTCATTGTCAATGGACTTAAGAAGTATGATTGGGGTGCTTTGTCTTTTGATATAAAAGTATGCAAGACAAACTATCCAAGCAGATCTATGATGCGAGCCCCTGGAGAGGTACAAGGATCCTTTATTGCTGAAGCGATAATTGAACATGTAGCATCTACTCTTTGCATGGATGTCGATACTATCCGAAAAGTAAATCTGCATACGTTTAACAGCCTCAAAAAATTCTACAAGAGTGCAGGTGAACCTCAAGATTACACCTTACCTTCAATTTGGGATAGGTTAGCCACATCTTCATGCTTGAAACAAAGAACAGAAATGGTAGATAAATTTAATAGCAGCAACATTTGGAAAAAAAGAGGTCTTTCTCGAATTCCTATCATGCAAGAGATGACATTGAGACCAACCCCAGGGAAAGTGAGCATTCTAACTGATGGTTCTGTTGTTGTGGAAGTTGGGGGTATTGAAATTGGTCAGGGGCTGTGGACGAAGGTGAGACAGATGGTTACGTATGCCCTTAGCTCAATTAAATGTGATGGAACCAGTGACCTTTTCGAAAAGGTGAGAGTGGTTCAATCTGATACCATTGCTTTAATACAAGGAGGGGGTACATATGCAAGTACTACCTCCGAATCAAGCTGTGAGGCAGTTAGACTTTGCTGCAATATATTGGTGGAGAGACTAACACCTCTCAAGAAAAGGCTGGAGGAGAGTGGTTCGGTTAAATGGGATGTGCTTATAAGTCAG GCAAACTTGCAAGCAGTGGATTTATCAGTTAATTCTTTGTATGTTCCTGACTTTGTTTCAAGGAGCTACTTAAACTATGCAGCTGCAGTGAGTGAG GTGGAGCTTAATCTTCTCACGGGAGAAACCACAATTTTGCGTTCAGATATTATCCATGATTGTGGACGAAGCCTCAATCCTGCTGTAGATTTGGGACAG ATTGAAGGAGCCTTTGTTCAAGGAATTGGATTTTTTATGTCAGAGGAATACCTCACAAATCCTGATGGACTAGTTATTACTGACAGCACATGGACTTACAAAATTCCTACGATTGACACCATTCCAAAACAGTTCaatgttgaaattttgaactctGGACGTCATAAAAACCACATCCTCTCTTCAAAAG CTTCAGGAGAATCACCATTGCTTCTAGCTGCATCAGTCCACTGTGCAACACGAGCTGCTATTAAAGAGGCACGAAAACAGATATGTACATGGAAACGTCGAGATGAGTCTGGTTACGCGTTACAGCTAGAGGTTCCAGCTACCATGCCTGTTGTTAAAGAGCTCTGTGGGCTGGACTCTGTGGAAAGTTACCTGAAATGGATCAAGGATGGAGAAGCACAGTGA
- the LOC111795360 gene encoding indole-3-acetaldehyde oxidase-like isoform X1, protein MENQATEAAAAPLVFAVNQQRFELTAVDPSTTLLHFLRHYTSFKSVKLGCGQGGCGACVVLLSKYDPLLDKVEDYTVSSCLTLLGSIHGCSITTSEGIGNSKDGFHSIHQRFAGFYASQCGFCTPGMCVSLCSALVNAEKTNRPEPSPGFSKLTVSEAEKAISGNLCRCTGYRPIADACKSFASDVDMEDLGINAFWQKGCGEEDKSSKLPPYDPNNGPCLFPEFLKKEISSVPFVESQGCSWFNPVSIEDLNRLLGCDESNNISNTKLVVGNTEVGYYKEFEHVDRYINLKYIPELSVIRMDSTGIEIGATVTIAKAIEALKNNNHETSSVGELVFNKLADHMEKIASSFVRNIASIGGNLLMAQRKQFPSDIATILLAAGSMITILTGFSQETIMLDEFLKRPPLGPKCVLSSVKIPNWDSVRDVYSNDATVMFDSFRASPRPLGNALPYLNAAFLAAISPCKNSNGIILNSCHLAFGAYGTKHAIRARKIEEFLAGKVIDYNVIYEAISLTGATIVPEKGTSYPAYRTSLAVGFLLEFLSSLVDEKAAIGRDYLDGCRNASSTRPENFNSNHSLLGYDKTATLLSSGKQTLELSSEYYPVGDTIIKSGAAIQASGEAIYVDDIPSPTNCLYGAFIYSTKPLARIKGLTFPPKSQPEGVVTIISAKDIPVGGHNIGVRTMFGDEILFADKLTEGASQQLAFVVADTQKHADVAAENVVVDYDTDNLEAPILSVEDAVKRSSFFDVPPSFIPEQVGDISKGMAEADNHINAAQIRLGSQYYFYMETHSALAIPDEDNCMVVYSSSQWPANAHSVIAKCLGVPEHNVRVITRRVGGGFGGKAMKSMVVASACALAAHKLRRPVRIYLNRKTDMVMAGGRHPMKITYSVGFKSNGKITGCQLDILVDAGMSTDISPIMPSFIVNGLKKYDWGALSFDIKVCKTNYPSRSMMRAPGEVQGSFIAEAIIEHVASTLCMDVDTIRKVNLHTFNSLKKFYKSAGEPQDYTLPSIWDRLATSSCLKQRTEMVDKFNSSNIWKKRGLSRIPIMQEMTLRPTPGKVSILTDGSVVVEVGGIEIGQGLWTKVRQMVTYALSSIKCDGTSDLFEKVRVVQSDTIALIQGGGTYASTTSESSCEAVRLCCNILVERLTPLKKRLEESGSVKWDVLISQANLQAVDLSVNSLYVPDFVSRSYLNYAAAVSEVELNLLTGETTILRSDIIHDCGRSLNPAVDLGQIEGAFVQGIGFFMSEEYLTNPDGLVITDSTWTYKIPTIDTIPKQFNVEILNSGRHKNHILSSKASGESPLLLAASVHCATRAAIKEARKQICTWKRRDESGYALQLEVPATMPVVKELCGLDSVESYLKWIKDGEAQ, encoded by the exons ATGGAGAATCAGGCAACGGAAGCAGCGGCGGCTCCTCTGGTGTTTGCTGTTAATCAACAGAGGTTTGAGCTCACCGCTGTTGACCCTTCCACTACTCTGCTTCACTTTCTGCGCCACTATACTTCTTTCAAGAGTGTCAAGCTTGGCTGTGGTCAAg GCGGTTGTGGTGCCTGCGTTGTTCTACTGTCCAAATACGATCCTTTGTTAGACAAGGTCGAAGATTATACAGTAAGCTCATGCCTCACCTTGCTTGGTAGTATACATGGCTGTTCAATTACAACCAGTGAAGGTATTGGGAATAGCAAGGATGGGTTCCACTCAATTCATCAAAGGTTTGCTGGCTTTTATGCTTCTCAGTGTGGCTTTTGTACCCCTGGAATGTGTGTTTCTCTCTGTTCTGCTCTCGTCAATGCTGAAAAGACCAATCGACCTGAGCCCTCACCGGGATTCTCGAAACTGACGGTTTCTGAAGCTGAAAAGGCTATTTCTGGAAACCTCTGCCGCTGTACAGGATACAGGCCAATTGCTGATGCCTGTAAGAGTTTTGCTTCTGATGTTGACATGGAGGATTTGGGGATAAACGCGTTCTGGCAAAAGGGATGTGGTGAAGAAGATAAATCGAGTAAATTGCCTCCTTATGATCCAAATAATGGACCGTGCTTATTTcctgaatttttaaaaaaggaaataagtTCTGTCCCTTTTGTGGAGTCTCAAGGTTGTTCCTGGTTTAATCCCGTTAGTATTGAGGATCTGAACAGATTACTGGGATGTGACGAGTCCAATAATATAAGCAATACGAAGTTAGTCGTTGGCAACACTGAAGTCGGATACTACAAAGAATTTGAACATGTTGATAGATACATTAATCTTAAATACATCCCTGAGCTTTCAGTTATCAGAATGGATTCAACAGGAATAGAGATTGGTGCGACTGTGACAATTGCAAAAGCTATTGAGGCTCTGAAAAATAATAACCATGAAACGTCCTCAGTAGGTGAGCTAGTGTTCAATAAACTGGCCGACCACATGGAGAAAATTGCTTCCAGTTTTGTACGAAATATTGCCAGCATCGGAGGAAATTTATTGATGgcacaaagaaaacaatttcCTTCAGATATTGCCACAATACTTCTTGCTGCGGGTTCCATGATAACTATATTAACTGGTTTCAGCCAAGAGACTATTATGTTGGATGAGTTTCTCAAGAGACCTCCATTAGGTCCGAAATGTGTACTTTCAAGTGTTAAGATTCCAAATTGGGATTCAGTTAGGGACGTTTATTCAAATGATGCTACTGTCATGTTTGATAGTTTTAGAGCTTCTCCACGACCCCTTGGAAATGCACTGCCGTATCTGAATGCTGCTTTCTTGGCTGCAATCTCCCCATGTAAAAATTCCAATGGGATCATATTAAATAGCTGTCACCTGGCTTTTGGAGCATATGGGACCAAACATGCCATTAGAGCAAGAAAGATTGAAGAATTTCTAGCTGGAAAAGTTATTGATTATAATGTCATATATGAAGCTATCTCATTGACTGGAGCCACTATAGTTCCTGAAAAGGGCACTTCATATCCTGCTTACCGGACAAGCTTAGCAGTTGGCTTTCTTTTAGAGTTCTTAAGCTCCTTGGTCGATGAAAAAGCTGCAATCGGTAGAGATTACCTAGATGGATGCAGGAATGCTTCGTCAACACGacctgaaaattttaattcaaaccaCAGCCTACTTGGTTATGATAAAACTGCTACTCTACTATCATCTGGAAAGCAGACACTGGAATTGAGTTCAGAATATTATCCAGTCGGAGATACCATTATAAAATCTGGAGCTGCCATTCAAGCTTCAG GCGAGGCTATCTATGTGGATGATATTCCTTCACCAACAAATTGCCTATATGGAGCATTCATATATAGTACAAAGCCTTTGGCACGGATAAAGGGTCTTACTTTTCCTCCCAAATCACAACCAGAGGGAGTTGTCACTATTATTTCCGCCAAAGATATTCCTGTGGGTGGACATAACATTGGAGTTAGAACCATGTTTGGTGACGAAATTCTGTTTGCAGATAAGTTGACTGAGGGTGCAAGTCAGCAACTTGCCTTCGTG GTTGCAGATACTCAGAAACATGCGGATGTGGCTGCAGAAAATGTAGTAGTGGATTATGACACAGATAATTTGGAGGCACCTATTCTTTCTGTAGAAGATGCTGTCAAGAGGTCAAGCTTCTTTGACGTTCCTCCATCTTTTATTCCAGAACAGGTTGGTGATATATCAAAAGGAATGGCTGAAGCAGACAATCATATTAACGCAGCTCAG ATCAGACTTGGAtcacaatattatttttatatggaGACCCATTCTGCACTTGCCATTCCGGATGAAGATAACTGCATGGTAGTCTACAGTTCAAGCCAATGGCCAGCTAATGCGCATTCTGTTATTGCAAAATGCCTCGGTGTTCCTGAGCATAATGTCCGTGTAATTACGAGAAGGGTTGGAGGAGGCTTTGGTGGAAAGGCCATGAAGTCTATGGTT gttgcttccgcatgtgcaCTTGCAGCTCACAAGTTACGTCGTCCAGTCAGGATTTACCTTAATCGAAAGACTGACATGGTAATGGCAGGAGGGAGACATCCAATGAAAATAACTTACAGTGTGGGTTTCAAATCTAACGGTAAAATTACAGGATGTCAATTAGATATATTGGTTGATGCAGGGATGAGTACTGATATAAGTCCAATTATGCCAAGCTTCATTGTCAATGGACTTAAGAAGTATGATTGGGGTGCTTTGTCTTTTGATATAAAAGTATGCAAGACAAACTATCCAAGCAGATCTATGATGCGAGCCCCTGGAGAGGTACAAGGATCCTTTATTGCTGAAGCGATAATTGAACATGTAGCATCTACTCTTTGCATGGATGTCGATACTATCCGAAAAGTAAATCTGCATACGTTTAACAGCCTCAAAAAATTCTACAAGAGTGCAGGTGAACCTCAAGATTACACCTTACCTTCAATTTGGGATAGGTTAGCCACATCTTCATGCTTGAAACAAAGAACAGAAATGGTAGATAAATTTAATAGCAGCAACATTTGGAAAAAAAGAGGTCTTTCTCGAATTCCTATCATGCAAGAGATGACATTGAGACCAACCCCAGGGAAAGTGAGCATTCTAACTGATGGTTCTGTTGTTGTGGAAGTTGGGGGTATTGAAATTGGTCAGGGGCTGTGGACGAAGGTGAGACAGATGGTTACGTATGCCCTTAGCTCAATTAAATGTGATGGAACCAGTGACCTTTTCGAAAAGGTGAGAGTGGTTCAATCTGATACCATTGCTTTAATACAAGGAGGGGGTACATATGCAAGTACTACCTCCGAATCAAGCTGTGAGGCAGTTAGACTTTGCTGCAATATATTGGTGGAGAGACTAACACCTCTCAAGAAAAGGCTGGAGGAGAGTGGTTCGGTTAAATGGGATGTGCTTATAAGTCAG GCAAACTTGCAAGCAGTGGATTTATCAGTTAATTCTTTGTATGTTCCTGACTTTGTTTCAAGGAGCTACTTAAACTATGCAGCTGCAGTGAGTGAG GTGGAGCTTAATCTTCTCACGGGAGAAACCACAATTTTGCGTTCAGATATTATCCATGATTGTGGACGAAGCCTCAATCCTGCTGTAGATTTGGGACAG ATTGAAGGAGCCTTTGTTCAAGGAATTGGATTTTTTATGTCAGAGGAATACCTCACAAATCCTGATGGACTAGTTATTACTGACAGCACATGGACTTACAAAATTCCTACGATTGACACCATTCCAAAACAGTTCaatgttgaaattttgaactctGGACGTCATAAAAACCACATCCTCTCTTCAAAAG CTTCAGGAGAATCACCATTGCTTCTAGCTGCATCAGTCCACTGTGCAACACGAGCTGCTATTAAAGAGGCACGAAAACAGATATGTACATGGAAACGTCGAGATGAGTCTGGTTACGCGTTACAGCTAGAGGTTCCAGCTACCATGCCTGTTGTTAAAGAGCTCTGTGGGCTGGACTCTGTGGAAAGTTACCTGAAATGGATCAAGGATGGAGAAGCACAGTGA